One Cucumis sativus cultivar 9930 chromosome 1, Cucumber_9930_V3, whole genome shotgun sequence DNA segment encodes these proteins:
- the LOC105435923 gene encoding uncharacterized protein LOC105435923 has product MTRMLTFLFCLASFTFLSIAQADGRAPHGLVYESPVAFSPMAYDFFHPSTQNPSGKDPCGDSKCSPLPLAAQVQSTPAKESKYSTTIQNSNHRVGAGGILGIVFGITFAVFLTMGVYYVLRTRQANANRAMSAAQPSA; this is encoded by the coding sequence ATGACTCGAATGCTTACTTTCCTGTTCTGTCTCGCTTCCTTCACATTTCTTTCCATTGCCCAAGCTGACGGCAGAGCTCCTCATGGCTTGGTATATGAGAGCCCGGTGGCCTTTTCTCCAATGGCATATGATTTCTTCCATCCAAGCACTCAGAATCCCAGTGGGAAAGACCCATGTGGTGATTCCAAATGTTCCCCCCTTCCCCTTGCGGCACAAGTGCAATCCACCCCTGCAAAAGAAAGCAAATACTCCACAACGATCCAGAACAGTAACCACCGCGTGGGGGCTGGGGGGATTCTGGGAATTGTGTTTGGCATCACATTTGCTGTGTTTTTGACAATGGGAGTGTACTATGTTCTACGTACACGCCAAGCCAATGCAAACCGAGCTATGTCTGCTGCACAACCTAGCGCTTGA